The nucleotide window TGACTTGGCGTTCAAACCCGGATCGAACCGCACTTCGCACGATCAAATCGATGGTCGCGCGCACATTCAACCGCTTGGGATTGATCTCGAGCTGACCGACGTCTGCGAGGCTGAGATCGCGCAGATCGTCGACCAGATGCTCCAACGCGCTGACATCATCGTGCAACGACCCCACCGCTTGATCGGCATTGAGATGGCCGTCCTGGATCGCCTCGATTTGGGCTTTGAGATTGGTGAGCGGGCTACGAAGTTCGTGGGCGACGTCACTCACCATTTGGCGTCGCAGATTCTCCGTCCGTTCGATTTCCGTCACGAGCGCGTTGAACGATTTCGACAGCACGGCGATCTCGCCCCGCCCATGGACCGGTACGCGAACGAGCAGATCGCCGGAAGCGATCAGCTCGGCGGCCCTTGTCAACGTCACAAGCGGGCGGGCGATCGACCTGGCGAGGACGATGCTCGCGATGAGCGCCGCGCCAAGTGCGATCGCGATCGCGAGCCACAACGAACGGTTCACGCCGGCGCTCAACGGGGCGATCGAAGATGGTCCTGCGGGCTGAGGCAGCACGAAAATTTCGCCGACCACCCGGCCCCGAAATAATACCGTCGTGGCCGGCCCCTGAAATCGCAGCTCTTCTTGGCCGTGGTTCCCCGAGCTTCCGCGGTTCAGGAGCAGCCGCGTGCCGTCGCGCGCGGCGTCCATGCGTGCGCTGACGAGGTCCGCAAGCGACGAAGCTATCAGCTCGCCATTGCCGGAGAAGAGCAGTATCCCGATCTTTTCGCGCCGCGCGATATCCTGGAGAACTGGTGCTATTCCCGACCAGCTTGCCTTCCGGGCATAGAAGCTGCTCAATGAGCTTTGCATGCCCGCGACGGGCGGCACGTGCGCCGCCGTGGAGAATTGCTCGAACTGCATCGTCGTCTCGCGCGTGGAAAAAATGCCGACGGCGAGAAGCGTCACTGCGCAGACGCATGCCATTGCCGCAAAGATGCGCGCCTGGAGATCATTCATCTGCATGCGCCACGAACAAGTAGCCGGTGCCCAAGATCGTCCGGATCCGTTGAGGATTTCCCCCCGAAGCCTCGAGCTTGCGCCGGATATTCCTCACGTGAACGTCGATCGTGCGATCCGTTCCATCGTAGTCCCAACCAAGCGAGCGTTCAACC belongs to Candidatus Eremiobacteraceae bacterium and includes:
- a CDS encoding ATP-binding protein, with product MNDLQARIFAAMACVCAVTLLAVGIFSTRETTMQFEQFSTAAHVPPVAGMQSSLSSFYARKASWSGIAPVLQDIARREKIGILLFSGNGELIASSLADLVSARMDAARDGTRLLLNRGSSGNHGQEELRFQGPATTVLFRGRVVGEIFVLPQPAGPSSIAPLSAGVNRSLWLAIAIALGAALIASIVLARSIARPLVTLTRAAELIASGDLLVRVPVHGRGEIAVLSKSFNALVTEIERTENLRRQMVSDVAHELRSPLTNLKAQIEAIQDGHLNADQAVGSLHDDVSALEHLVDDLRDLSLADVGQLEINPKRLNVRATIDLIVRSAVRSGFERQVSVVNHVAADLPDVFADPIRVRQILMNLTDNAVRCTPVGGNVLIGAASTGATIEIFVQDAGPGISAEHLPQVFERFYRIDQSRARSTGGAGLGLAIVKQLAELQGGSVSVVSGDGTGSRFTVTLPRAENAKR